One Microlunatus soli genomic window carries:
- a CDS encoding FMN-dependent NADH-azoreductase, translated as MPTLLQLDSSADLDNSVSRAVTASFVDAWRGLSPDHRVVRRDLHTDPLPHLADAALHWPPRLRSADANPPADAEALQRQIIDELIAADAVVVGAPMYNYSLPSTLKAWIDYIHVPGVTTPFDDDSQPMAGRPAVIISSRGGIYDPGTANDGWDHTVPPLQIILGDALGMEVSVITASRTLSAVVPGLAAEADRAAAELDAAHRRAVELAVAAGSS; from the coding sequence ATGCCAACGCTGCTGCAACTCGACTCCTCCGCCGACCTCGACAACTCGGTGTCCCGCGCGGTCACGGCCAGCTTCGTCGATGCCTGGCGCGGACTCAGCCCCGACCATCGGGTGGTCCGGCGTGATCTGCACACCGATCCGCTGCCGCACCTGGCCGACGCCGCGCTGCACTGGCCGCCGCGGCTGCGCTCGGCCGACGCGAACCCACCGGCCGACGCCGAGGCCCTGCAGCGGCAGATCATCGACGAACTGATCGCCGCCGACGCGGTCGTGGTCGGTGCGCCGATGTACAACTACTCGCTGCCCTCCACACTGAAGGCCTGGATCGACTACATCCACGTACCCGGTGTGACCACGCCCTTCGACGATGACAGCCAGCCGATGGCGGGCCGTCCGGCCGTGATCATCAGCAGCCGGGGCGGCATCTACGATCCCGGCACCGCCAACGACGGTTGGGATCACACCGTGCCGCCGCTGCAGATCATCCTCGGTGACGCACTCGGGATGGAGGTGTCGGTGATCACGGCCAGTCGTACGTTGTCCGCCGTTGTTCCGGGACTGGCCGCGGAGGCCGATCGGGCGGCCGCCGAACTCGATGCGGCGCATCGCCGTGCCGTCGAACTGGCGGTCGCTGCCGGCAGCAGCTGA